The Lacrimispora xylanolytica genome has a segment encoding these proteins:
- a CDS encoding carbohydrate ABC transporter permease — protein sequence MMTGYKEKRTAITVIYHVFTFFFACAMIYPLVWMVMSSFKDTNEIFRTAASLFPENFSFTNYTVGWKGFAGYSFAIFFKNSFVIAGLSTLGAVVSSAVIGYGFARIDFKFKSFWFACMLLAMMLPFQVIMIPQYIIFNKLGWVGSYLPIIVPQFFGQGFFIFLNVQFIKGIPIDLDEAARMDGCTVYSIFYRIILPLIKPSLVTSAIFSFMWRWDDFLAALIYLSDPLKYPVSYALKMFSDPTAGSDWGAMFAMATLSLVPIFLIFLTMQKYLVEGIASTGIKG from the coding sequence ATGATGACAGGATATAAAGAAAAAAGAACAGCCATCACAGTAATATATCATGTATTTACCTTTTTCTTCGCATGTGCTATGATATATCCGCTTGTATGGATGGTAATGAGCTCCTTTAAAGACACCAATGAGATATTTCGTACAGCTGCCAGTCTGTTTCCGGAAAACTTTTCCTTTACCAACTACACCGTAGGCTGGAAGGGATTTGCAGGCTACAGTTTTGCAATATTTTTTAAGAATTCCTTTGTCATTGCCGGACTCTCCACATTGGGAGCAGTTGTTTCCTCAGCAGTCATCGGCTACGGATTTGCCCGTATTGACTTTAAATTTAAAAGCTTCTGGTTTGCCTGCATGCTGCTGGCAATGATGCTTCCTTTCCAGGTCATTATGATTCCTCAGTATATTATCTTTAATAAACTGGGCTGGGTAGGCAGCTACCTTCCAATTATCGTCCCACAGTTTTTTGGACAGGGCTTTTTCATTTTCTTAAATGTACAGTTTATTAAAGGAATTCCCATTGACTTAGATGAGGCTGCAAGAATGGATGGCTGTACCGTTTACTCCATCTTCTACCGGATTATTTTGCCTCTGATCAAACCTTCACTGGTTACAAGCGCAATTTTCTCCTTCATGTGGAGATGGGATGATTTCCTTGCGGCTTTGATTTACTTAAGTGATCCGTTGAAATATCCGGTCAGCTACGCCCTTAAGATGTTCTCAGATCCCACAGCTGGTTCTGACTGGGGCGCAATGTTTGCAATGGCAACCTTATCCCTGGTACCGATTTTCCTTATTTTCTTGACCATGCAGAAATATCTGGTAGAAGGAATCGCATCCACAGGAATTAAGGGCTAA
- a CDS encoding alpha-mannosidase has protein sequence MNPMRNRLKAAADSLKALCYQDLRSVEQMFMSPGDYSFEESFDSSTLEWTPFETDETWGGTDKHYWFLTTLTIPESWSGTQVRATLNTGATDIWNTDNPQILVYVNGRLSGTMDMNHQDIILSHDAKAGETYELAFYAYSNSTGLTNFFHLEIGMYSELMAQFYYDFTVPFEAADLLEEDDLERIDTFKALNEALNLVDLKRPGSEAFFDSVKEADSWLLEHYYKDRPENPITVHSIGHTHIDVAWKWPLKQTRQKTVRSFQTVLNLMKRYPEYKFMSSQPQLYEFVKEEAPGVFEEIKERIKEGRWETEGAMWLEPDCNLASGESLVRHILYGRRFFEKELGGAVNEVLWLPDVFGYSAAIPQIMKQSGLPYFMTTKLGWNEFNQFPNDVFRWRGIDGSEVLTYLISTRDYVKNGEPVKNFSTTYNGRQDAKQIMGTWQRFQNKDVSKEVLTCYGYGDGGGGPTEEMLEQSRRLERSVARAPKTKQTFVKDFFHILEERMDQKQLPVWDGELYLEHHRGTYTSMAKNKKYNRTCEFLNADTEFYSVLNLLLTKDGEYPSKTLEENWKLLLLNQFHDILPGSSIKEVYEDSQIQYEQIIKSGNEIIETCLNRLLSEAGLKETKDKGDALSVWNSLSFGRTGIVSVNQPVKDIGLLSQEAENGEILYLAEEVPSKGYEVYGSGTRTSSYDDSPVISDFETDKEGRPCKLTTPHYEVEFSSEGTMTRLYDKKEDRSLLKEGAQGNELLVFEDRPLEFDAWNIDATYREKVWKVNEVLEARLLENGPVRGTILVKKKFMDSTIEQKISFYKHTKRIDFKTWINWTEHQLLLKAAFPLDILSKEANYDIQFGNVSRPTHENTTWDQARFEVCAHKWADISEPGFGAALLNDCKYGYDIHDSNIRLTLLKSGIFPNPDADQGEHEFTYSLYPHQGDFRTGGVVREAYDLNCPMRAKSVTGKESLSYSLLSIEEENILADTVKLAEDGDGIVIRMYETYGMRTRAHVKLADMDVVEAASCTCLEEESTTIPCKNNELLITFKPYEIKTIKLKR, from the coding sequence ATGAATCCTATGAGAAACAGATTAAAGGCAGCAGCAGATTCATTAAAAGCATTATGCTATCAGGATTTAAGAAGTGTAGAGCAGATGTTCATGAGTCCCGGAGATTACAGCTTTGAGGAAAGCTTTGACAGCAGTACGCTAGAATGGACTCCCTTTGAAACCGACGAAACCTGGGGTGGAACGGATAAGCATTACTGGTTTCTGACAACTCTCACCATACCGGAATCATGGAGTGGAACCCAGGTAAGGGCAACGTTAAATACAGGAGCAACAGATATCTGGAACACAGATAATCCTCAGATCCTGGTCTATGTGAATGGCAGATTGTCCGGCACCATGGATATGAATCATCAGGATATCATTCTTTCCCATGATGCAAAGGCAGGAGAGACGTATGAGCTGGCATTTTACGCCTATTCAAACAGTACAGGTCTTACCAACTTCTTTCATCTGGAAATTGGGATGTATTCCGAACTTATGGCTCAATTTTATTATGATTTCACGGTACCCTTTGAAGCAGCTGACCTTCTGGAAGAGGACGATTTAGAGCGGATTGATACCTTTAAGGCCCTTAACGAGGCCCTGAATCTGGTTGATTTAAAGCGCCCAGGTTCCGAAGCCTTCTTTGATTCCGTAAAGGAAGCTGACTCCTGGCTTTTGGAGCATTATTATAAGGACAGGCCGGAAAATCCCATCACGGTTCACAGCATCGGTCACACCCACATTGATGTAGCCTGGAAATGGCCCTTAAAGCAGACAAGACAAAAAACAGTGAGAAGCTTTCAGACCGTATTAAATCTCATGAAGCGTTATCCAGAATATAAGTTCATGTCAAGTCAGCCTCAGCTTTACGAATTCGTGAAGGAAGAAGCACCAGGAGTATTTGAGGAGATCAAGGAAAGAATTAAGGAAGGCCGCTGGGAGACAGAGGGAGCCATGTGGCTGGAGCCGGACTGCAACCTGGCATCAGGGGAATCCCTGGTGCGCCATATTCTTTATGGACGGAGATTCTTTGAAAAGGAACTGGGCGGAGCCGTTAACGAGGTGTTATGGCTTCCTGATGTATTCGGATACAGTGCTGCTATTCCTCAGATCATGAAGCAGTCAGGCCTTCCTTATTTCATGACAACAAAGCTTGGCTGGAATGAGTTCAATCAGTTTCCAAACGATGTGTTCCGCTGGAGAGGCATTGACGGAAGTGAGGTACTTACTTACTTAATCTCCACCAGGGACTATGTAAAGAACGGGGAACCGGTGAAGAATTTCAGCACCACTTATAACGGAAGACAGGATGCCAAACAGATTATGGGAACCTGGCAGAGATTCCAGAACAAGGACGTAAGCAAAGAGGTCCTTACCTGCTACGGCTACGGAGACGGAGGGGGCGGTCCTACCGAAGAGATGCTGGAGCAGAGCCGCCGTCTGGAGCGAAGCGTAGCCAGAGCACCAAAAACAAAGCAGACCTTTGTCAAAGATTTCTTTCATATCCTGGAGGAGCGCATGGATCAAAAGCAGCTTCCTGTCTGGGATGGAGAGTTATATTTAGAGCACCACCGGGGAACCTATACCTCCATGGCAAAGAATAAGAAATACAACCGTACCTGCGAGTTCTTAAACGCTGATACCGAGTTTTATTCTGTGCTGAACCTGCTCCTGACAAAAGACGGAGAGTATCCATCAAAGACTTTGGAGGAAAACTGGAAGCTCCTTCTCTTAAACCAGTTCCACGACATTCTTCCTGGTTCTTCCATTAAGGAGGTTTATGAGGATTCCCAGATTCAGTACGAGCAGATTATAAAATCAGGCAATGAGATCATTGAGACCTGTCTGAATCGTCTTCTTTCTGAGGCTGGCCTTAAAGAGACAAAGGATAAGGGAGATGCCTTGTCCGTATGGAACTCCTTAAGCTTTGGAAGAACGGGGATTGTATCCGTAAACCAGCCAGTGAAAGACATTGGCCTGTTATCCCAGGAAGCAGAAAATGGAGAGATTCTTTATCTGGCAGAAGAAGTACCATCAAAGGGATATGAAGTGTATGGAAGCGGAACGAGAACATCATCTTATGATGATTCTCCTGTTATCTCAGACTTTGAAACAGACAAGGAAGGCCGTCCATGTAAGCTTACTACACCACATTATGAAGTGGAATTTAGCTCAGAGGGTACCATGACCAGGCTATACGATAAGAAAGAGGACAGAAGTCTCTTAAAAGAAGGAGCACAGGGAAATGAGCTTCTTGTGTTCGAGGACCGTCCCCTGGAATTCGATGCCTGGAACATTGATGCCACCTACCGGGAAAAGGTATGGAAGGTGAATGAGGTGTTGGAGGCACGGCTTTTAGAGAATGGTCCGGTAAGAGGAACCATTTTGGTGAAGAAGAAATTCATGGATTCCACCATAGAACAAAAAATCAGCTTCTACAAACATACCAAGAGAATCGACTTTAAGACATGGATCAACTGGACCGAACATCAGCTTCTTTTAAAGGCAGCATTTCCTCTGGATATTCTCTCCAAGGAAGCCAATTATGACATTCAGTTCGGCAATGTAAGCCGTCCTACCCACGAGAATACCACCTGGGATCAGGCAAGATTTGAGGTGTGCGCTCATAAATGGGCTGACATTTCAGAACCAGGATTCGGAGCAGCTCTTTTAAATGACTGCAAATACGGTTATGACATCCATGATTCCAACATTCGGCTGACCCTTTTAAAATCAGGTATTTTCCCCAATCCTGATGCAGACCAGGGAGAGCATGAGTTCACCTATTCTCTCTATCCTCATCAGGGTGATTTCCGTACCGGCGGTGTGGTGAGAGAAGCTTACGATTTAAATTGCCCTATGAGGGCAAAGAGTGTGACAGGAAAGGAAAGCCTTTCATACTCCCTTCTTTCTATTGAGGAAGAAAATATTTTAGCGGATACGGTGAAATTGGCTGAGGATGGAGATGGTATCGTAATTCGTATGTACGAAACCTATGGAATGCGGACCAGGGCTCATGTGAAATTGGCTGACATGGACGTAGTAGAAGCAGCCTCATGTACCTGTCTGGAGGAAGAGTCTACGACCATTCCATGTAAGAATAATGAGCTATTAATCACATTTAAGCCATACGAGATTAAGACCATAAAGCTAAAACGATAA
- a CDS encoding carbohydrate ABC transporter permease — MKNNQMTPKRKETLAQVLNKPKVAGYVFILPFIIGFLAFLAVPMILSLGFSFTRYNILKTPVFIGLENYRTMFFGDPKFWKVFGVTMYYVLFSVPLRLIMALAVAMLLVKSTKLSGFYRAVYYLPSIIGSSVAVAILWKRMFASDGVINALMKIIGLPSDIAWLGRTDTAIWTLIILAIWQFGSSMLIFLSGLKQISVSLYEAATVDGANGFQRFFKITLPMLTPTIFFNLINQLINGFMAFTQSYIITQGKPRDTTLFYTVYMYQNSFTYNKLGYGCAMAWFMVFVVGLLTLVLFKTQKKWVHYEAEG, encoded by the coding sequence ATGAAGAACAATCAGATGACCCCTAAGAGAAAAGAGACATTGGCTCAGGTATTAAACAAACCGAAGGTTGCAGGATATGTATTTATCCTGCCCTTCATTATAGGATTCCTTGCATTCCTTGCCGTTCCAATGATTCTGTCCTTAGGGTTTTCATTTACCAGATACAACATATTGAAGACACCGGTTTTTATAGGTCTGGAAAATTACAGAACCATGTTTTTTGGAGATCCAAAGTTTTGGAAAGTATTCGGAGTAACCATGTACTACGTTCTGTTTTCGGTTCCTCTCCGGCTTATCATGGCTCTTGCAGTTGCCATGCTGCTAGTAAAGAGTACTAAATTATCTGGTTTTTACCGGGCAGTTTACTATCTGCCTTCCATCATTGGTTCCAGTGTTGCCGTTGCAATTCTTTGGAAGAGAATGTTTGCCAGTGATGGTGTTATCAATGCACTTATGAAAATTATTGGACTACCATCTGATATTGCATGGCTTGGAAGAACAGATACCGCAATCTGGACTCTGATCATATTGGCAATCTGGCAGTTTGGTTCGTCCATGCTTATATTCTTATCAGGTCTTAAGCAGATTTCAGTCAGTCTTTATGAGGCTGCTACCGTAGACGGTGCCAATGGTTTTCAGCGTTTCTTTAAAATTACGCTTCCCATGCTGACACCAACCATTTTCTTTAACCTGATCAACCAGCTGATCAATGGTTTTATGGCATTCACCCAAAGTTACATTATCACTCAGGGAAAACCCAGAGACACCACACTGTTCTATACGGTTTATATGTATCAGAACTCCTTTACTTATAATAAGCTGGGATACGGCTGTGCCATGGCATGGTTCATGGTGTTTGTAGTAGGGCTTCTGACTCTGGTACTATTTAAGACCCAGAAGAAGTGGGTACATTATGAAGCAGAAGGGTGA
- a CDS encoding ABC transporter substrate-binding protein, with amino-acid sequence MKKRLLATTLAALLAAISLAACGSKTETKDTQTTGATSAAETTKAADTTAAAGGKVTLNLSWWGNQTRNDVTKKAVDLYMSQNPNVDIKVEFTDWSGYWDKLSAMAAGGNLPDIVQMDYSYLNQYQKSGQLADLSEFISTGAIDTTKIPESIIESGSIDGKCYAISLGSNAPMMLYDKAIVEKAGVTIPDQMTMDQLYDISKTIYEKTGTKTLYDGGINMMQIMARANGSHLFDELTAGKEDSMKIYFNTMEKFAKADFSISADLLAEKNPDVVETKPIIDSSTWNDFLLSNQYISVSKTAGRDLGITMFPTLTDAKSQPIYLKPSMFFSIAESSKNKEEAAKFLDWFTNSTEANDILLAERGIPINSAVADEIKPKADEIAQHVFDYVAKVSEVATPIDAPDPSGKGEVEALGKTVVEAVRYGDATADDAVAQFVPEAKRILEEAAK; translated from the coding sequence ATGAAAAAAAGACTTTTAGCAACAACTCTTGCTGCACTATTAGCAGCAATATCTTTAGCTGCATGTGGTTCCAAGACAGAGACCAAGGACACACAGACAACCGGAGCTACTTCTGCAGCAGAAACCACAAAAGCAGCTGACACAACCGCAGCAGCAGGTGGCAAGGTAACATTAAATCTCAGCTGGTGGGGTAACCAGACGAGAAACGACGTAACCAAAAAAGCAGTTGATCTTTACATGAGCCAGAATCCAAACGTGGATATCAAGGTTGAATTTACTGACTGGTCCGGTTACTGGGATAAGCTTTCAGCAATGGCAGCTGGCGGAAATCTGCCGGATATCGTTCAGATGGACTATTCTTACTTAAACCAGTACCAAAAGAGCGGACAGCTTGCTGATCTTTCTGAGTTCATCTCAACTGGAGCCATCGACACAACAAAGATTCCAGAGAGCATTATTGAAAGTGGCTCCATCGACGGAAAATGCTATGCAATCAGCCTTGGAAGCAACGCTCCTATGATGCTTTATGATAAAGCTATCGTTGAGAAGGCTGGCGTAACAATCCCAGATCAGATGACTATGGATCAATTATACGACATCTCCAAAACAATATACGAAAAAACTGGCACAAAAACTCTTTATGATGGTGGAATCAACATGATGCAGATCATGGCAAGAGCAAATGGTTCTCATCTGTTTGATGAATTAACAGCTGGAAAAGAAGATTCCATGAAGATTTACTTCAACACCATGGAGAAATTCGCAAAAGCTGATTTCAGCATCTCTGCTGACCTTCTTGCTGAGAAGAACCCAGACGTTGTTGAAACAAAGCCAATCATTGATTCTTCCACATGGAACGACTTCTTATTATCCAACCAGTATATCAGTGTATCCAAAACTGCTGGAAGAGATTTAGGAATTACCATGTTCCCAACATTAACCGATGCGAAATCACAGCCAATTTATTTAAAGCCAAGTATGTTCTTCTCAATTGCTGAATCTTCCAAGAACAAAGAAGAAGCAGCGAAGTTCCTTGACTGGTTCACAAACAGCACCGAAGCAAATGACATTCTTCTTGCAGAAAGAGGAATTCCCATTAACTCTGCAGTAGCAGATGAAATCAAACCAAAGGCAGATGAAATCGCACAGCATGTATTTGACTACGTAGCAAAGGTTTCTGAAGTTGCAACACCAATTGATGCTCCAGATCCATCTGGTAAGGGCGAAGTAGAAGCATTAGGAAAGACAGTTGTAGAGGCAGTTCGTTACGGCGATGCCACTGCAGACGATGCTGTTGCTCAGTTCGTACCGGAAGCTAAGAGAATTCTGGAAGAAGCAGCGAAATAG
- a CDS encoding sensor histidine kinase, whose product MNRCILWFNNLSLYKKILTVFLMSMLALCITFFFSIKILTSRYNEELYQTNANSLNHVTTYLESEMQMVENITDSLIGDQTIQNNLSFLSENPYSNRRALARRDIYQQLYTYIYRSSYIRSINIILKDGTNICMGSSDEILQFDVKGLNQRLDSLKGRSIWASSIQPGPNTVCARQILKLKYLSLKKIGELYITVDMDKMIEDGLMNSGSLSENSNFVLMSGNKRIYPAKPFHDELCLQLIEESKKLENTYTIATIDNNKEFIINGQIPYTKWDYLYFRDYDPLFYGIRMVSMQIFLFTFCIIAVTGVLVNIIFRHIFRHLDYLIEKIKCFGSGEAPACNIKCYDYDSRQDEIGQLHRSFDEMTHSVKVLRDENYDKQLLVRDSAIKMLQQQINPHFLYNTLDTINWMAQKYGADDISVMVRSLGNLFRASIADQKDIIPLSEELKVLSDYIRIQEIRFKDRLHFELDTPEKTSQIFVPKLCIQPLVENALKHAMEDTDELCRIRVTIQEMEKDYQIQVSNTGSQFEEDLLQKIENREITPQGSGVGLLNINSRLKLLYGDNYGLKFYNKGGKAVVMLSIPKEQEV is encoded by the coding sequence ATGAATCGGTGTATCCTATGGTTTAACAACCTATCTTTATATAAAAAAATACTGACTGTTTTTTTAATGTCCATGCTGGCACTCTGCATTACTTTCTTTTTTAGTATTAAAATTTTAACGTCCCGTTACAATGAGGAACTTTATCAGACCAATGCAAATTCCTTAAACCACGTGACCACCTATTTGGAATCAGAGATGCAGATGGTAGAGAATATTACAGACAGCCTCATTGGGGATCAGACCATACAAAACAACTTGTCATTTCTCTCTGAAAATCCTTACAGCAACAGGCGGGCCTTAGCCCGCAGGGATATTTACCAGCAGCTTTATACCTATATTTACCGAAGCAGTTATATCCGTTCCATCAATATTATCCTAAAGGACGGAACAAATATCTGTATGGGAAGCTCTGATGAAATCCTTCAGTTTGATGTAAAAGGGCTCAATCAAAGACTGGATTCTTTAAAAGGCAGGTCAATCTGGGCCTCCAGCATACAGCCAGGTCCCAATACGGTCTGTGCCAGACAGATTCTAAAGCTGAAATATTTAAGCTTAAAAAAGATTGGAGAGCTTTACATTACCGTTGATATGGATAAGATGATTGAAGATGGCCTGATGAATTCCGGCAGCTTATCGGAAAACTCCAATTTTGTCCTTATGTCAGGAAACAAGCGGATCTATCCGGCAAAGCCATTTCATGATGAATTATGTCTCCAGTTGATAGAAGAAAGCAAAAAACTGGAAAATACCTATACCATAGCTACCATTGACAACAATAAGGAATTTATCATAAACGGTCAAATTCCTTATACCAAATGGGATTATCTGTATTTCCGGGATTATGACCCCTTGTTTTACGGAATCCGTATGGTCAGCATGCAGATATTCCTGTTCACCTTCTGCATCATAGCAGTGACCGGCGTTTTGGTAAATATTATTTTCCGCCATATCTTCCGTCACCTGGATTATCTCATTGAAAAAATCAAATGCTTTGGCAGCGGAGAAGCACCTGCCTGCAACATCAAATGCTACGATTACGACAGCCGTCAGGATGAGATCGGACAGCTTCATCGGAGCTTTGATGAGATGACCCACAGCGTTAAGGTCCTTCGGGATGAAAATTATGACAAGCAGCTTCTTGTGAGAGATTCTGCCATTAAGATGCTTCAGCAGCAGATCAATCCTCATTTTTTATACAACACTCTGGACACCATTAACTGGATGGCACAAAAGTACGGTGCCGATGATATCTCTGTTATGGTACGTTCCCTTGGTAACTTGTTTCGGGCTTCCATTGCAGATCAAAAGGATATCATTCCATTATCCGAGGAACTAAAAGTGCTGTCCGACTATATCAGGATTCAGGAGATACGATTTAAGGACAGGCTTCATTTTGAACTGGATACCCCGGAAAAGACCTCTCAGATATTTGTACCAAAGCTCTGCATCCAGCCCCTAGTGGAAAATGCCCTAAAGCATGCCATGGAGGATACGGATGAGCTATGCCGGATACGGGTCACCATTCAGGAAATGGAAAAGGACTATCAGATTCAGGTTTCAAATACAGGCTCTCAGTTTGAAGAGGACCTGTTACAGAAAATAGAAAACAGGGAAATAACCCCCCAGGGTTCTGGCGTGGGACTCCTCAATATCAATTCCCGGTTAAAACTGCTTTACGGAGACAATTACGGACTGAAATTTTACAACAAGGGTGGAAAGGCGGTTGTCATGCTGTCCATTCCAAAGGAACAGGAGGTTTGA